CCTCCTCCCCTTCATGCTGCTGCTCCTGCTGGGCTCTCTCGGTTTTTCCAGCGTTGCCACCCTCATGGCTTCCCTTGTTTCCCGCTCTGTGCAAAAAGGCGCTATATTTTCAGTACTTTGCCTGCCGCTGCTGCTGCCCCTGATTGTACTACTCAGCGACGCAACCCGCGAACTCCTCGGCGGGGCACCTTTCACCGGCATTGCAGAACAAACTGCGGCGCTCGTCGGGTACTGCGGCGTCACCATCACCCTTTCCATTATGCTTTTTGATTATGTCTGGACCGACTGAACTTCCCTATGCCGGCACGGCCATCTCACCCGGTAACCGCAGGCTTGTAGGCAACGAACAGGCGCGCGATCAGGTGAAACGCATTATCAGCTCCGGCCGGCTCAGCCATGCCTATCTCATCAGCGGGCCGCAGGGCGTCGGTAAAAAAGCCCTGGCCCTTACCCTTGCCGAACTCATCAACGGCATTGACAACCTGACCGACCTGCAAGGGTTGGCTTTTTCCAAAAAAAGCCGCTGGAGCAACCATCCGGATATCGGCATTTTCATCCCGCTTCCGGGCAGCGATCCTGATATTTCCATGCTGAGCGAACGGACGCAGCTGCTGGCCAAAGATCCGTACGAAGTCGTCGATTTCACCCTGCGTCCCAGCGTGAAAGACGATTCTGATCAGACCAACAAAAATGCCTTCTACTCCATCAGCTATTTCAAGGAAACCGTTCTCAGAAGTGCGTATCGTAAGCCCAATGAAGGCAACCGGAATATCATCATCATCAGTGAAGTAGAAAAAATGCGGAAGGAAGCTTCCAACACCTTCCTCAAGCTGCTGGAAGAACCGCCGCCGGGGGTTGTGTTCATCCTCACTTCCAACAATGTGAATGCGCTGCTGCCCACCATCATTTCGCGCTGTCAGCACATCCAAATGGCACCCCTGAAGCCGGATGAAGTTGCACAGGGCCTTCAGCAATTTGATAAGGTCCCCGAAAACGACGCCCGCTTTCTGTCCCGCATTACCAACGGCAACTACGCTTCTGCCCGCTTTTACGACACCGAACAGCTTCGCGCAATGCGCAACGAAATCATCACCTACCTGCGGGCCTGCTACACCCTCGATCCTGCCGAGCTGATTGATATTGCGGGTCGCTGGCAGAAGGAAAATAACCGCGAAGGCATGGCCAACATCCTGAATTTGATGGAAGTTCTGGTTCGCGACCTCGAAGTGTACCGCTCTACCGGAGAAGAGCGCTTCCTGGTAAATGCCGATCAGATCAAGGTGATTCACAATTTCTGCAAGGCGCTCAAAAATGCCCGGCTCGACGAAATGCAGCTGATGTTTGAAGAGTTTCGCAACATGCTCGGGGTGAACGTTACGGGCCGCTATATTTTTATAGTGCTGGCCTTCCGGCTCTCGCGCCTCATGCGGGGTAAGGACCCGGAAATCCCGGAAAGTAAACCCTGGCTCCATATTCCGGCCTACAAGCATTTGGCGACCTAACCGCTGAAAAGCTGCTTTGGAAAACGGGCTGAAACCGACCTGAATCCCTGTAACTGCAACCCCATCCCCTTTCAACCGGTACCCAATTCTTTTTTGCGTGACAATTAAATCTATTGCTTTTACAAAAATGCACGGTGCGGGCAACGATTTTGTGGTTTTCGACAACCGCACCTACGGCTTTCTTCTCGATGAAATCATCGCACTCACTCCCCGGCTGTGTCACCGCCGGTTTGGCGTCGGGGCCGACGGCGTTCTGGTGCTCGAACCTTCCGAACGGGCCGACTACCGCATGGTTTACCGCAACGCCGACGGCAGCGACGCCGGCATGTGCGGCAACGGGGCCCGCTGTCTCGCCCGCTTCGCTGTCCGCTCAGGCTTTCCGGAAAAAGTCAGCTTCATGGTGCACGGGAGCCGCTACGAAGCGGAAGTTACGGCGCAGGGCGTCACGGTTGCTTTTCCGGTTGAGCCCAAGCCGTCTGCCCCCCTCTCCCTGCTCGGACGCGAAGCGGTAGCCATCAACTCCGGCACCGAACATGTCGTGACATGGGTTGAATCAGAAACCCTGCAGGATGAACCCGCACTGCGCGATCAGGGCCGGGAAATCCGGAACAAGCTGGAGCTGTTCCCCACAGGCACGAACGTCAACTTCGCCTGCACTGCCCGTGAATCCAATCAAATCTACCTCAAAACCTACGAACGCGGCGTAGAAGACCTCACCCTCGCCTGCGGCACCGGTGCCCTTGCAACGGCCGTAGCCCATCATCATAAAACCAAACCGGAAGAATCCGGCGCCTTTACCTACGAGATTCTGTGCAGCGGCGGCACCCTCAAAACCAGCTTCGAATATGATCCCGGTGAACAGCGCTACCGTACCCTGCGGCTGAGCGGTCCCGCGCTCTTCACCTTCGACGGCACCTACTTCCTCGATATTTGAAGGCAAGCCGCGCGCCATATCGCACCTTTGCTTTCATGCTGCTCCTGACTTGCGTGTTCAGTGCATGCAGCGTTATCCCCCGTGACAGCTATGATCCCGAAGACGGATCCCCCAATGCACGGCTGACCAACACCAAAGCGGTCAAGCCCCAACTGCCCCCGGACAGCCGTATCCGCAGTGTTGAGCTGTTCAGGGACCGTCCCGGAAACCCGCCCGTTCTCGTACTGGGTTCTGAACGGCAGCTCACCCTGCGTTTCGATGAACTTGCCGAAGCCGGTAACAGCTTCCTCATCCGTGTGCAGCACTACAATGCCGACTGGACCGAAAGCCGGCTGCCCTCAGGCGTTGTAAGCCGCGGCTTCAGCGATGATACCATCAGCGGCGGCACTCCGTCTGTCGGGCAGTTTCCGTCTTTTTTCAGCTACAGCTACACCTTCCCGAACCGCAATCTCAATGTGCAGATCAGCGGCAACTTCATGCTTGAAGTGTACGACTATGTGAGCCGTGACCTTTTGTTTTCGCTGCCGTTTTTTGTTACCGAAGACCGCGGCAGCCTGCGGGCCGAAGTCTCCGAACACTTCCGCGACTCGCGTTTCCCGAACCATCAGATCTATACCGAGTATCAGTTTCCGGATTTTGTAAGCATGCCGCTGATCGACATTGACGTGTATGTCGTACAGAATCAGTTCTGGGGCCGGAGCCGGAAAACAACGGAGCGCGATGTCTCTGCACCGGGCCTGATCCGGCTGCACCTCAACCGCGATGACAGCTTCCCCGGCCGTTACGAATTCAGGCCCTTGTTAATCGACGACATCTTCAGCATTTCACGGGATGTGATTGAAGTGCGGCCCGAACGCGATCCCCCGCTGATCCGGCTGCAGTTCGATGTTGTTGACCTCGACATAAGCCCCCGCATTACGCGCGCACGTTCCTACAGCTTCGGCGAGCCCCGCACCGGACGTAATGCCCGCTATACCGAAGTTGAATTCAACCTTGAACGCCCGCGCTTTCTGAGTCCGGAAGAAGATATTTTTGTCCTCGGCTCATTCACCAACTGGAACCTGAGCGAAGAACAGCGCATGGTTTATGACCCGGCATCCGACGCATTCTCAACCCGGGTTCTCATCAAAGAAGGCCGCTACGACTACACCTACGCCGTCATAGAAAACAACCGCCTCGACGACCTCCGGCTCTCGTCCTTCTTCGCGCAAACAAGTCAGGATTATCAGATACTTGTTTACTTCCGCGATCAGCAACAGCAATTCGACCGCCTGTTGCAATTCGGGACTATTCGCAGCCGGTAGGGTGATACTATCGGAAGCCCTCCGTGACTATGAGCACGTACTACTACAGTGTCGCTCTGGCAGAGACGCAAAATCTTGCGTCTATACTCTTGGTTCCGAAATCAAAAAAACGGATCACCTTGAACAGCGTGAAATGACAACACCGCAATCATGGTCACAACCTTAAGACCTGCCCCGACAGCCAATCGAAGCCTTACGGCGTCATCCCGGAAACGCCCACCCAGGTACTTGATAACTATAATCATAGCTCACCGGCGTTATCCGGGATCTACCAGCTTTGATCTGTGTCGGTGCCGATAGCAGGCTTCCCAATGATATCTGACATTATTCCGAACAAGCATCCCAAACCCGCTATCACACTGTGACAGCGCCAGCTTGGCAGATCCCGAATAATGCTGCACATCATCTGGTGGTGCTTAAAAAATGCCAAAACACAGCATTTCAGTGATAGCACACACTGGGGGGGGCAGGATGAATATGGAAAACCATCAGCCACTCAGCTACTCGCCGCCCGCGGTCTGTCCCGCTCATTAACCTACGCATGATCACGCTGCTGCATCACAAAAAAATACCCCGGCTGTCGAAAACAACCAGGGCATTTTTTATAGATTCGGACCGCTGAACTGCGAAAACAGGGCGGGTAACATTACGTCAGTAATTAATCAAACGCTCGATGGCTTCGGTTACATCGTTGTCGTTGGGAAGGATGTAATCTTCGTAGGGCGCTGCGAATCCGATAGGGGCGAATTTAGCTGCTACGCGCGCGATGGGCGCATCGAGGTGATCAAAACAAGCATCCGCAATTTGGGCTGATATTTCTGCGCCGAAACCAAGGAACTCGTAATCTTCGTGCAGCACGAGAATGCGGTTTGTTTTTCTGAGAGAGTTGTGAACGGTTTCCGCATCGTAGGGCACGATGGTACGCAGGTCGATGACTTCAATGCTGATGTCTTTTTTAGCGTACGCTTTGGCTGCATTCAGCGCTTTCTGAACGAGTGCGCCGTAGGTTACAATAGTTAGGTCACTGCCTTCGCGAACGACAGAAGCTTTTCCAATAGGCACAAGGTAGTCCTTGCCGGGTTCCGGACGACGGGCAAAGCCCTGGCGATACAGGAATTTATGCTCGAGATAAATGACCGGATCTTCACCCCTAATGGCTGTTTTAAGCAGGCCTTTGGCATCTGCGGCATTCGAAGGCATCACAATTTTATAGCCGGGAATGTGGCCGAAAGTAGCTTCAATGTTCTGACTGTGACAGAGTCCGCCGTGAATGTAGCCGCCGCAGGGTACGCGGATGACCATGGGGTTGGCGAACTGATTATTCGAACGGTAGCGCAGCACCGACACCTGATTGCGGAGCATCTGCATGGCAGGCCAGATGTAGTCGGCAAACTGAATTTCCGGCACCGGCTTAAAACCTTTGATACTAAGTCCGCAGGCAGTTCCGATAATGGAAGCTTCCGCAATGGGAGCGTTGTAGCAGCGGCTGTTGCCGAATGCATCGGTAAGACCGCGGGTAGCCGTGAACACGCCGCCTTTACCGCCGGCTACGTCTTCCCCGAAAACAATAACCCGTTCATCGCGCTCCATTTCCTCATAAAGGGCATGATTGATCGCATCAACCATCACAATCGGCTCTCCGGATGGCTCCTCATTTTCGTAGTCGAGCTGGGTTTCGCCTTCAAACAGTACATGCTTCACCCCGTCTTCGGGTTTCGGATCTTCCTGACTCATGCACCATTTGGTGTCGTCATCCACCTGTTTTTTGACTTCATCAAAAAGGGCATCGATTTCTTCCTGTGTTGCAATTTTAGCTTTCACCATTTGCCGGGCCAGCTTGGTGATGGGGTCGTGCACTTTGTCCGCTTCGAGATCTTCTGTAGTACGGTATTTACGGTGATCGTCAGAAGAAGAGTGCGGGAGCAGACGTACAACGTGCGCGTGAACCAGGGCGGGTCCTTTGCCGCTTCGGGCGTGCGTTACGGCTTTTTCCATTGCAGCAAAGGACTGCAGATAATCCGTACCATCACACTCAATAATTTCCAGATTGGCAAATCCCTGCACTGTTTTGGAAATCGACTTGTTGCTTGTCTGTTCCTGAACCGGCACGGAAATGGCGTACTTGTTATCCTGTACCACAATTACGGCAGGTACCTTGTCGCGGGTTGCCCAGTTCAGCAGTTCGAAGAAAGAACCTTCGGAAGTACCTCCATCCCCTGTTGAGATATATACAACTTCATCATCTCCCAAAAACTTAATACCCTGCGCAATACCCAGACCGGGCAGAAATTGGGCACCCAACGCGCTGTTAACTGACACAATGTTCAGCTCTTTGCTGTTGAAGTGTGACGGCATCTGACGCCCGGCGCTCGTATCCGTGACCTTGGAAAGGTGTGCGGAGAGCAGTTCCCTTGCGGTCATACCCATCGTAAGGGCGTAGGACATATCCCGGTAGTAGAGCATCCCCCAGTCTTTTCGGGGAATCATGTTTTTTCCGGCTGCAACCTGAATGGCTTCATGCCCCGAACCGCCGATGTGGAAGAAGCCCCGTCCCTGTTTCAAAAGCGTCAGCATCTTATCATCAAGACGACGTGACAGCATCATTGTCCGCAATGAGTCTGTCAGGTGATCTTTGGAAAACTTCTTGATTGAAGCAGATCTGATTTTGAAAGCAGA
This genomic stretch from Cyclonatronum proteinivorum harbors:
- a CDS encoding alpha-ketoacid dehydrogenase subunit alpha/beta; translation: MSVETLNGTTQLVPADSAFKIRSASIKKFSKDHLTDSLRTMMLSRRLDDKMLTLLKQGRGFFHIGGSGHEAIQVAAGKNMIPRKDWGMLYYRDMSYALTMGMTARELLSAHLSKVTDTSAGRQMPSHFNSKELNIVSVNSALGAQFLPGLGIAQGIKFLGDDEVVYISTGDGGTSEGSFFELLNWATRDKVPAVIVVQDNKYAISVPVQEQTSNKSISKTVQGFANLEIIECDGTDYLQSFAAMEKAVTHARSGKGPALVHAHVVRLLPHSSSDDHRKYRTTEDLEADKVHDPITKLARQMVKAKIATQEEIDALFDEVKKQVDDDTKWCMSQEDPKPEDGVKHVLFEGETQLDYENEEPSGEPIVMVDAINHALYEEMERDERVIVFGEDVAGGKGGVFTATRGLTDAFGNSRCYNAPIAEASIIGTACGLSIKGFKPVPEIQFADYIWPAMQMLRNQVSVLRYRSNNQFANPMVIRVPCGGYIHGGLCHSQNIEATFGHIPGYKIVMPSNAADAKGLLKTAIRGEDPVIYLEHKFLYRQGFARRPEPGKDYLVPIGKASVVREGSDLTIVTYGALVQKALNAAKAYAKKDISIEVIDLRTIVPYDAETVHNSLRKTNRILVLHEDYEFLGFGAEISAQIADACFDHLDAPIARVAAKFAPIGFAAPYEDYILPNDNDVTEAIERLINY
- the dapF gene encoding diaminopimelate epimerase: MTIKSIAFTKMHGAGNDFVVFDNRTYGFLLDEIIALTPRLCHRRFGVGADGVLVLEPSERADYRMVYRNADGSDAGMCGNGARCLARFAVRSGFPEKVSFMVHGSRYEAEVTAQGVTVAFPVEPKPSAPLSLLGREAVAINSGTEHVVTWVESETLQDEPALRDQGREIRNKLELFPTGTNVNFACTARESNQIYLKTYERGVEDLTLACGTGALATAVAHHHKTKPEESGAFTYEILCSGGTLKTSFEYDPGEQRYRTLRLSGPALFTFDGTYFLDI
- a CDS encoding type IX secretion system plug protein, which encodes MLLLTCVFSACSVIPRDSYDPEDGSPNARLTNTKAVKPQLPPDSRIRSVELFRDRPGNPPVLVLGSERQLTLRFDELAEAGNSFLIRVQHYNADWTESRLPSGVVSRGFSDDTISGGTPSVGQFPSFFSYSYTFPNRNLNVQISGNFMLEVYDYVSRDLLFSLPFFVTEDRGSLRAEVSEHFRDSRFPNHQIYTEYQFPDFVSMPLIDIDVYVVQNQFWGRSRKTTERDVSAPGLIRLHLNRDDSFPGRYEFRPLLIDDIFSISRDVIEVRPERDPPLIRLQFDVVDLDISPRITRARSYSFGEPRTGRNARYTEVEFNLERPRFLSPEEDIFVLGSFTNWNLSEEQRMVYDPASDAFSTRVLIKEGRYDYTYAVIENNRLDDLRLSSFFAQTSQDYQILVYFRDQQQQFDRLLQFGTIRSR
- a CDS encoding DNA polymerase III subunit, whose product is MSGPTELPYAGTAISPGNRRLVGNEQARDQVKRIISSGRLSHAYLISGPQGVGKKALALTLAELINGIDNLTDLQGLAFSKKSRWSNHPDIGIFIPLPGSDPDISMLSERTQLLAKDPYEVVDFTLRPSVKDDSDQTNKNAFYSISYFKETVLRSAYRKPNEGNRNIIIISEVEKMRKEASNTFLKLLEEPPPGVVFILTSNNVNALLPTIISRCQHIQMAPLKPDEVAQGLQQFDKVPENDARFLSRITNGNYASARFYDTEQLRAMRNEIITYLRACYTLDPAELIDIAGRWQKENNREGMANILNLMEVLVRDLEVYRSTGEERFLVNADQIKVIHNFCKALKNARLDEMQLMFEEFRNMLGVNVTGRYIFIVLAFRLSRLMRGKDPEIPESKPWLHIPAYKHLAT